One segment of Bacillus alkalisoli DNA contains the following:
- a CDS encoding RNA polymerase sigma factor, producing the protein MNKKRRESLDELYRLYAEQLYYYLLKLSGSPTAAEDLVQETFVRATISLHQAEGTSARAWLYKVARNVYLDEWRRKKRWSWVSFFHDTQMISPYGIPDMEMDRVEDNKMLAELLYRLPENYRSIIHLREIEEMNYDEIAEALDMTEGQVKVTLHRARKKLQQLGENRKGEW; encoded by the coding sequence TTGAACAAAAAGCGGAGGGAGAGCTTAGATGAATTATATCGTTTGTATGCCGAGCAATTATATTATTATTTGCTGAAATTGTCTGGTTCTCCGACCGCTGCAGAGGACCTCGTCCAGGAAACGTTTGTCCGGGCGACGATTTCGCTTCATCAAGCGGAAGGAACATCCGCAAGAGCATGGCTATATAAAGTTGCGCGAAACGTTTATTTAGATGAATGGCGGCGAAAGAAGCGGTGGAGTTGGGTGTCTTTTTTTCATGATACGCAAATGATTAGCCCGTATGGTATTCCAGATATGGAGATGGACCGAGTAGAAGACAATAAGATGTTAGCGGAATTACTATATAGATTGCCAGAAAATTACCGATCAATTATTCATTTAAGAGAAATAGAAGAAATGAACTACGACGAGATTGCCGAGGCGTTAGACATGACAGAAGGCCAAGTGAAAGTAACATTGCATCGAGCGAGAAAAAAACTCCAGCAGCTTGGGGAGAATAGGAAAGGAGAATGGTAG
- a CDS encoding anti sigma factor C-terminal domain-containing protein: protein MTDWNEEKERKVLRKYRFTLTKRIVGIMILVFFAYQLAVGGLKLLVDKVNDPLEYRYYINTMMSMTDPTLRTDFGRFYHQYESVDNRFTYRLEYPVYRLVGEEEMPVGTVYLEKKLFQRKPNVEIRLNQQAKEETFLFTYPEHPQTGEKLDGEDHERRWEVLEKVHEGTVADFAFSLDRFMDMEDFLGMLEEYDIHILWMPLHVGEKVYHEMSSGGPTGMKRFVYGGGFGIGVVEEVVKVTYEPSMRRWRHDASNAGLDDNVQDLYLENLMRVYNENKVRMLGKEYVESQLLEYHDFLVENGFQVYGAVVTGPVKELLKLREIEGITTVQVGKMTYWNWH from the coding sequence ATGACAGATTGGAATGAGGAGAAGGAGCGGAAAGTGTTGCGGAAGTACCGTTTCACATTAACAAAACGTATTGTCGGTATCATGATTTTAGTGTTTTTTGCTTATCAATTGGCTGTTGGAGGGTTAAAGTTGTTAGTTGACAAAGTGAACGATCCGCTTGAATACAGATATTATATTAATACAATGATGAGTATGACGGACCCGACTTTAAGAACAGACTTTGGTCGCTTTTACCACCAGTATGAAAGCGTGGATAATCGGTTTACGTATAGGTTGGAGTATCCGGTTTATCGTTTAGTTGGAGAAGAGGAAATGCCAGTAGGGACTGTTTATTTGGAGAAAAAACTGTTCCAAAGGAAGCCAAATGTGGAAATTCGTCTTAACCAACAAGCGAAAGAAGAAACGTTTTTGTTTACGTATCCGGAGCATCCGCAAACAGGGGAGAAGCTAGACGGTGAAGATCATGAACGAAGATGGGAAGTGCTTGAGAAAGTGCACGAGGGGACAGTGGCTGATTTTGCTTTTTCGTTAGACCGCTTTATGGACATGGAAGATTTTCTTGGGATGTTAGAAGAGTATGATATTCATATTTTATGGATGCCGTTGCACGTGGGAGAAAAGGTTTATCATGAAATGAGTAGTGGTGGGCCAACTGGTATGAAAAGATTTGTTTATGGTGGCGGATTTGGTATTGGGGTTGTGGAAGAAGTGGTGAAAGTGACATATGAGCCTAGTATGAGGAGATGGCGCCATGATGCTTCAAATGCAGGCCTGGACGATAATGTCCAAGATTTATATTTAGAAAATTTAATGCGGGTTTATAACGAGAATAAAGTTAGAATGCTTGGGAAGGAATATGTAGAAAGTCAATTATTAGAGTATCATGATTTTCTAGTGGAGAACGGTTTTCAAGTTTACGGTGCGGTTGTAACTGGGCCTGTGAAAGAGTTGTTGAAGTTGCGTGAAATAGAAGGAATTACAACTGTACAGGTAGGGAAGATGACGTATTGGAACTGGCACTGA